From the genome of Malus domestica chromosome 04, GDT2T_hap1, one region includes:
- the LOC139195400 gene encoding uncharacterized protein, with the protein MGAKRDRLHTRDGLSRLIWNCQAIPNSIRLNQTLHFNEWLNDLTVKVDAGLCDLSIVLHICWQIWKERNHVVFHNKVPNHSWIVKSALNLGKEFIEANSISPVSQSGSNPSLHSSIRWRPPDAGFIKLNFDGSMVNQGAASGFVIRNLTGEPVAAGTRFTGQNTISVAECLALHNGLWLAKAK; encoded by the exons ATGGGTGCAAAAAGAGACAGATTGCATACAAGAGACGGATTATCCAG ACTAATATGGAATTGTCAAGCCATACCTAATTCCATAAGATTAAACCAAACTCTTCATTTTAATGAATGGCTTAATGATCTTACGGTTAAGGTTGATGCAGGTTTGTGTGACCTTAGTATAGTTTTGCACATCTGCTGGCAAATCTGGAAGGAAAGAAATCACGTGGTGTTTCATAATAAAGTTCCAAACCATTCCTGGATTGTTAAGTCTGCTCTTAATCTTGGAAAGGAATTTATTGAAGCTAATAGTATAAGTCCCGTGAGTCAAAGTGGTAGCAACCCATCCCTGCATTCTTCTATCCGGTGGCGTCCTCCTGATGCCGGTTTTATTAAACTCAACTTCGATGGCTCTATGGTGAACCAAGGTGCAGCTTCTGGTTTTGTGATTAGAAATTTGACAGGTGAACCTGTTGCTGCAGGGACTAGATTTACTGGCCAAAACACGATATCTGTTGCGGAGTGCCTTGCTTTGCATAATGGTCTTTGGTTGGCTAAGGCCAAATGA
- the LOC103400641 gene encoding protein WHAT'S THIS FACTOR 1, chloroplastic, which yields MELSSPFSLQRDLPITSLRSSFLPWNPPCLLGTVKRNYKNNRISENIPFSVSCSSVKTVRSPSLDKHVVKQNKMRFVQKLQTLLLSKPKCYIPIHILNKCRAYLSLSKPRSILSMIHRYPTIFELFMIPIAPLPSNATKSLSQLCVRLTPAAAALAAEELSLKSAISDTLATKLQKLLMLSSHHRLLLSKLVHLAPDLGLPPNFRSRLCNDYPNKFKTVDTSYGRALELVSWDQDLAKPLPSPEVQSRELIVDRPLKFKQLTLRKGLNLKRRHQDFLLKFKEIPDVCPYNTPISDLPKETIEAEKRACLVVREVLGMTVEKRTLIDHLTHFRNDFVLSNKLRGMIIRHPELFYVSLKGQRDSVFLVEGFDDKGALLEKKETLVIKEKLMQLVRESKRLRRERKKARINNTEIGGSSDDFESDGDDDDDYDDGFQSLFEPEDFYVDDDGDKKGEIIDYREKGQFWNVDAHSVHDGGKQQMEPW from the coding sequence ATGGAGTTGTCTTCGCCCTTCTCATTGCAAAGGGATTTACCCATCACTTCTCTCAGATCCAGCTTCCTCCCTTGGAATCCTCCTTGCTTATTAGGTACAGTCAAGAGGAATTATAAAAACAATAGGATCTCAGAAAATATCCCTTTTTCAGTATCTTGCTCATCTGTCAAAACTGTCCGCAGTCCTTCATTGGACAAGCATGTTGTGAAGCAAAACAAGATGCGTTTTGTCCAAAAGCTACAAACACTGCTTCTTTCCAAACCGAAATGCTATATTCCAATTCATATTCTCAATAAGTGTCGAGCCTACCTTTCCCTATCAAAGCCACGATCCATTCTCTCAATGATTCATAGATACCCTACTATTTTTGAACTCTTCATGATCCCAATAGCTCCCTTGCCATCCAATGCAACTAAATCATTATCACAACTCTGTGTCCGTCTAACCCCAGCTGCAGCAGCCCTTGCTGCTGAGGAATTAAGTCTCAAATCAGCCATCTCTGACACCTTGGCCACCAAACTCCAGAAACTTCTTATGCTCTCTTCTCATCATCGACTACTTCTGTCAAAGTTGGTTCACCTAGCTCCAGATCTTGGTCTTCCCCCTAATTTTCGCTCTCGTCTATGCAATGACTATCCaaataaattcaagactgttGACACCTCCTATGGCCGTGCACTTGAGCTTGTCTCCTGGGACCAAGACTTGGCAAAGCCTTTACCATCTCCAGAAGTTCAGTCACGTGAGCTAATAGTAGACAGACCTTTGAAATTCAAGCAGTTGACACTCCGAAAGGGTCTAAATTTGAAGAGGCGTCACCAAGATTTTTTGCTCAAATTCAAAGAAATTCCGGATGTGTGCCCATACAATACCCCCATCTCGGACTTGCCTAAAGAGACAATTGAGGCAGAGAAGAGAGCTTGTTTGGTGGTGAGAGAAGTGCTAGGGATGACGGTTGAAAAGAGAACTTTGATAGACCACTTGACTCATTTTAGGAATGATTTTGTGCTGTCCAACAAGTTGAGAGGGATGATCATACGGCACCCGGAGTTATTCTATGTGAGCTTGAAAGGGCAGAGAGATTCAGTGTTTTTAGTGGAGGGTTTTGATGACAAGGGTGCACTGTTGGAGAAGAAAGAGACTTTGGTGATAAAGGAAAAGTTGATGCAGTTGGTTAGAGAAAGCAAGAGACtaagaagagagaggaagaaagctAGGATTAACAACACTGAGATTGGTGGCTCTAGTGATGATTTTGAGTccgatggtgatgatgatgatgactaTGATGACGGTTTTCAGAGTTTGTTTGAGCCTGAAGATTTTTATGTGGATGATGATGGTGATAAGAAGGGTGAGATAATTGACTACAGGGAGAAAGGGCAGTTTTGGAATGTTGATGCTCATTCTGTTCATGATGGCGGGAAGCAACAAATGGAACCTTGGTAG